Part of the Mytilus edulis chromosome 9, xbMytEdul2.2, whole genome shotgun sequence genome, tatggtacaaaaaacaacccaataaaatgatttggtttggccccagatgactttaaaaattgaaaaagctccaaattatctccctttggtgcaaaaatgccattttttggccttaaatttgaaaaatcttttttaactcatcggtgacctatattttttattattgttttcaaataagctatacataaactaaataattgtaaaatttaagcgatttcttatattaggttttttttttatttcgatatttcctctttttctcctattagttcaacagaaaaaaaggacattaacaaaaatgtatgcttcttccagaggcagattttagcttaaatgaacggtgaccccatttttttatttcatttttcttttaagtatatgataaagttcattcatgaaaaaatatagcgaaatcctatattagaaaaaaaaaattatttatacccaggagcccccttaatgcaaaaaaattgcatttttttcaccaaagggaaataatttggagctttttcaatgatataaacattttaaaagcatctggggccaaaacaaaTTGAATTTTTTGGGTTTATTTTTGTACCATGttataaagtaacaactaatagtacaataaataaaatttgtaatgaaaaataaaatgcataaatatttgctgatttttttgtactCACGAGCctgcttaagggcatacgatacagttacaggggaggtaatgacgttgcgaaagtaaattgttattttcgcgacgtcaaactatgacctATCGGGAAAaaattcagttttcgactgatttttatcattcaaactgatttatcttgaaaacgagttcatggacccctctttttttaaatgccatttggtttgattacgtgagaagattatgtgtgccaattttcatgaaaacgtaaataatgcaatttttttaaatttcataaatatacagcaaaaaatgatgtttttttctacattaattcatgaacatttgataattatgagttatttctgaattaaaaatgtataaatttgtagaatacttataaaaaacagaaattacaaattatttaacaaaaaacaatttgtgtttatcttttaaaacaaataaagttaTGACTTTCTTCAAAAGGGAAAATatggccacaaatccgaatttagAGCAAATATACGAAATTTCAACCTCACTTTTAATACTAAAAAAATAGctcatgaaggtatattttttattacatatttgatttaatctggtaaaaaatagtctatataatatggaaatttttatcaaaatgtaaatatgggatcaaaactgtatcgtatgcccttaggCATGTTAAGGGCCAGAAACAAGCATTTTTGCAGTTTCTGGACGATAACTTGTATGTAAGAGTATGGATCtatctgacattgtaccacaaggtcccatatcacaaaaggaaggctggaattgagtttggGGGTTATTGTCTAATTcatgcaggaattaggggccaaaaaagggccataAACAAGCATCTATCTAGTTTCTagataacttgtgtttaagtgtatgattctctctgaaattgtactacaaggttccatactacaaaggaaaggcagGGATGGAGTGTTGGAGTaatattgctccaaggggggatTCAAAAAGTTTAGAGGGGTTccaatttttttaaggggttcaatttctttttcaaaatttttcaaatttttataaaatttcaagaagaaatctttaattgcacagtattgtgaaatttatttgtaagattgacatttgttttgtgtcaaaaacctatattatgtcaaaaatttgataacaatccaaattcagacagtatcaagcttagTGTATTGTGTCCGGCCCAACTGTTCAGTCTTTTTCTTAGATATTATAAAAATAGGTTAATTATATTATTTAGTGTATGGAACAATTGTAAAGTTGTATAACCttttatgaaagttttttttaagtatctTAAATATTgtataagaaataacaaaatacctCTAACTTTTTATCTCttacactaaaaaaatatttcaattacaaacgaaagtgaaccaacgccCGGTAGAGTCCATAAAGTGGATACCAGGGGGTATGCAGGGTCGTTAtgataaaaaacatgaaatgtagagagtcttataacaacaacactttagggactgctacagaaatttattgatcgacatgtttcggtgcctagggcaccgtcatcaggataaaaacaatacataaaatcatgctGAAGTACAATAAACGTCAAAATGTTACAATGGTAAGTAACATTATTAATAGCAACtgaaagtgaaaatgaaagtTCATTGTAAGTatgtaaataaactataaaaagaaatcaaaataaaatgtttttgttgtgaaaatgtttgttaaaattattctgcCAACATGTGTTGTCCTCTTGCATCATGGAAAGAATAATACAATGAGTTGTCAGGCTGCTTCCAATCGCATCAGGAAGGCTGTAAAATGTTTTGGTCGCCGAAAGTAAAGGACAATGTATAAATTTCACTAGTCTATGTTGAATTTTAACTATGTGTTCGTTCATCAAACTACATCCAACAAAGCATTTTTAATGACTTTGATTTGTCTTATAAAAATTTGCTTCATAAACTATGTTCAGTTTGAGCGTTCACTTTCCAAACCTTTCCCTCTTTCAGCTCATCCCTgggatctcctgtagttggtgatcgcaatactggtataaaaattttgtaccagtattgtaacttttttttttaaaaacaacaatattGGTACATTACTTATATACCAGTATTGTAGTTGTATTGTTGCCTATACTTTAAGGTGTGTAATTGGAGTACATAGCGTTCAAGGTGTATAAAAAGTAGTTGCCATATGAATTGCCTTGCTGATTAGTTATTACACAACTGGTGTGAAAAAAGTATTACTATCAAAAAATTGTGGTGGTACTGTATAAATCATATTGAAACTGTACATATGCAATGTTAAAGTTCTAAGTCATTATGTATGACtttgtattttttcaaaaatagacTAAATTACAAAGCAGTTTCAGGTTAACTGGTTTATTTAAAGTCATGGTTACTCATTATGgaattttataaatgttatagAAAATGTTATGTGTGATTTACTTTTACTCAACTTTTAACTGACTTTTACCTGACTTTTACCTGACTTTTACCTGACTTTTATCTGACTTTGACCTGACTTTTACCTGACTTTTACCTGACTTTTACCTGACTTTTATCTGACTTTTACCTGACTTTTACCTGACTTTCACCTGACTTTTACCTGACTTTTATCTGACTTTTATCTGACTTTTACCTGACTTTTACCTGACTTTTACCTGCTTTTACCTGACTTTTACCTGACTTTTACCTGACTTTTATCTGACTTTTATCTGACTTTAACCTGACTTTTATCTGACTTTTATCTGACTTTTACCTGACTTTTATCTGACTTTTATCTGACTTTTACCTGACTTTTACCTGACTTTTACCTGGCTTTTACCTGACTTTTATCTGACTTTTATCTGACTTTTACCTGACTTTTACCTGACTTTTACCTGACTTTTATCTGACTTTTACCTGACTTTTACCTGACTTTTACCTGACTGTTATCTGACTTTAACCTGGCTCTTCTTCATTGCTACATTTTACttacaaaaattattatttttattacagaGATGAACCAAAGCAACTTAGAAGTAATCTATCTCAAGGTACATAAGAACTTATTTTATCTTAAGTAGATGACTGATTTGGTACAAATATAGGTTTAGGgggccaaaaaaaaaccaaaagagaagttaaacatgtttttggtaTTGTTCATGTTATCTGAATATTCTTAACAAcacttttatttattgttatttgatATCTGTTCTTTGAttaattataatgaaaataaaattgagaattaaaatggggaatgtgtaaatagagaataatacatggcaaaatccgtatcatatgtcgtatcatcccgagacatcaatatcagcccaagggcctttaggcccgagggatgatattggtcgagggtgatacggcatgtgatacggattttgccatgtattatacgctttatcatatatttcaacagaagagtattatattatatgaactgttttttgATCCCGATAGattagcactgggttaccttcagttctgctTTTGTCTTGGTTCAAAGCCTTAAAATAACTGCTTATacaaagcacctgggttaccttaccaTTTGCCTGctgctgttttaaaaatattttgtttattattgtatttatttgagtgttttgtattttttatagttgcatttagtgtgccaaaaaatatgcaaACTTGATGTTCGTGatgtcacatacaatatgaaaacttgacgttcatgacgttacataccaaacaatgacgtcattaaaaaaatgacctattttgaggaaattttttcttaagcaaaaaaaaaacaaaaaactttatgtaaaaaaaaaaaaaaaaaaaaaaaaggtatgcgatacgggttttacCATGCGATAtggggtatgcgatacgggtttagctatgcgatacggggtatgcgatacagggtaggtgatacagactggaaaaacaacctttattagatatacaaaatagctgtattttgtactaaatatatgataaaagaaaataaacaacccaaccaaagagcaaaaaacagaTGAacgccactaatgggtcttcaacacagtgagaaaatcatGCACCTGGAGATGGTCTTCAGCTGGCCCTTCAAccaaatgtgtactagttcaatgaaaaggGATGTCACATACTGTCAAATACAGACTTCTAAATATGGATATATGTTTTTGAAGTTCTACAACATATATCCATATTTAGAAGTCTGTATTTTTTCATAGAGTAAAAGAGTAAGAGGAAAAGCATTGTCTGACAGTCAATTCAGTTTTTGATTATAGTCAATAATGAGTTCATATGAGAAGTAGCTCAGTAATCATACACTTgcttaataaaattattttaactataaatataaaaatgtgcaTGCTCCACACTTTAAATGAGAACTATTTGTTGCAGCATGTTACAgttatacattttctttttaagaACAATATTCCAAAGATTTCAGAAACACTCACAATTTCATGGCTTGTAATTTTCAGGGAAGACATACTTGATTAGGAAGTATTGTCATGGATAGTATTTCACAGTGAAATATTGTCaatgacagaaattaacactGAAACATTGTCATGAAGAACCTTACAAAATTTCATAGAAAGGGACGCTATTTCATCAAGAAATATTGTCCTTGCCAGTATTTTCATTATGATAATTGTCTGCGCACATTATTGTTGACAATATTTCATGTGggacattattttattttgcatCTGTTGATGTCTGCTTGAAATATAAATGACAGCATTTTAAAATTCAACCATATAAACAGGTTTTTTACTTCATTAAACACCATGGACGATATTTTCAGGTACATTAAAGCATTTACCAGATATACTACAACTAGTCAACTACACTTTACCTTTTGCTATAGTACAAAGAGGACAGACTTTCCCTGAGTCTCTAGCAACACAATATGATGATAAGTTTTTATTTGAGTAAGTGTTTAGATAAGCTTTCGTTTGAATAAGTGTTAGATaagcgttttgcatttgcgccgattttttctttcatttgcaccgatttttttttttcatttgcgccgattttttttttcatttgcgccgatttttttcacaggtaaattacaggtgaatagatataagaagatgtggtatgagtgccaatgagacaactctcatttTGATATATCATTAAAGACCTTTTTtcgttagccagttgtacaaaTGTTATGAATTATCAATCATAACATGGATATAACTGTTTTGAACTCTGAAAAGTATTAAAAACAGTTCAATTCCATGTGATGAATGATGAATTTTTATAATAATAGAGCATTGATCTGTGTTAACTCCTCTGTTGATGTAATTTATCCCACAAATCTCTAGAAATTGTTTCAACCACATTTAAGAAATTACTGTCATTTGGAAGTGTACGTAGAACCCACTAGTTTTCTGCTGTCAACAGTTAACTGGCTTAATGTTTCCCtagtttgaaaattatttttccGCTGATTTAATGGGGCATAGAAATTGACATCTTGTGAGAAAATGTTGAAGGTTTTCTTCCTCAAGTTTGCATAGCAGGCAAATTGGGTCTGTACCACctatattaaatatatctttagTTGCTTGTAAAAGGTAGGTCCACGTTAGTATTCTATCTTTTGTTGTGGCTTTCTTTGTATTCCCTGGAATTTACATGTAAAAGTATATCccttaacttacctgtaaatccaattaggagaaAATATAAATCGGTGCAAatcaaaaaaatgaaatcggcgcaaatgaaagaatgaaaatttaaaaaatcagcgcaaatgtcatacgcccgctTTTGTTTGAGTAAGTGTTTAGATAAGCTTTTGTTTGAGTAAGTGTTTAGATAAGCTTTTGCTTGAGTAAGTGTTTCGATAAGCTTTTGTTTGAGTAAGTGTTTAGATAAGCTTTTGTTTGAGTAAATGTTTAGATAAGTTTTTGTTTGAGTAAATGTTTAGATAAGTTTTTGAAAATTcaatataggttgcactttgtaaatacagctgtttctcaaaacacgcctcttttggggagtaattgaatattcatagaaaattcattttgtttacatactggttcccagttatgctctctgtgttccatatcacagagacagaacttgggaatgttaccagtaaataaacacgtgcatattgtttacattgaaatctgtggtaacctttcattcgaggtaggggaagttaagaaaattagtgtaagtttaaactctgagaagttcagggcatataaacgttgaaaatatgccgcacagccctatattttgacctctgaaaaaaattgtggtgcatatgaactttcaattctaggataagattttttttaaaacttcatagtaaaagtggtacagttttagccgtaaaaggagttcctatgggaaattgcattgtcaatatttacagaaatgcaacctataaccTACATACTTCAGGGACTTCTCAAAAAAATGAATCAAGGGCTAATAAAGACATCAAAGCTTAATAACTTATGGCATATGTTTTACATGATGcatgttttgtctacacaagATTCTTCAGTAACACTGGAATCAAATCAATTTGAAGACCAAATTTAAAAGTGAAGAGCATTATTAAccataaattttgaaagttttacaaaatacagctaaggccaTCTATTCCTGAGGCTAGAAAATAGTTTTTTTGACtggttcaaaatttataaacagaaattttacatttcaaaactAATATTGATATGAATATGATAATTTGAAGGTGTGATTCTCTCCTGGCAGGCACCCCAGCTTCCACCACCAATAAAACCTGGCTAACTTGATATATTGGTAGGCAATAGAGCTGAACGAGGTACTAAACACTAATAATCAATCCGTCAATTCTAATATATTTGTGAAtttgaaaatctttgaaattatgaaatgttcatgtacatgtttatgtagaagatttattgataaaaacataatcaatATATATACCTTAGTAGATTTTGAATGCATACATTTAGGATTGATTcaaacaaattgtaaaacataaaaactgataagtcaagttataaagctgttAGTTTGTTATGCCCAGTACTTTTTTTATCAAACTGTCTGCAGTTCAGACAAGAATTGTTCTACAGTACATTTGTAGCCCTGGTTCAGCTCTACCCATATTTGATTAGTCTATTTTATTGTAGCTCCTCAGTTCAGACAAGCATTGTTCTACAGTAATTTTGTAGCCCTGGTTCAGCTCTACAGTAATTTGATTGGTCTATTTTATTGTAGCTCCTCAGTTCAGATAAGCATTGTTCTACAGTACTTTTGTAGCCCTGGTTCAGCTGTACAGTCACTTGACCAGTCTATTTTATTGTAGCTCCTCAGTTCAGACAAGCATTGTTCTCCAGTACTTTTGTAGCCCTAGTTCAGCTGTACAGTCATTTGATTGGTCTATTTTATTGTAGCTCCTCAGTTAAGAAAAGCATTGTTCTACAGTACTTTTGAAGCCCTAGTTCAGCTCTACCCACATTTGATCAGTCTATTTTATTGTAGCTCTTCAGTTCAGACAAGCATTGTTCTACAGTACTTTTGTAGCCCTAGTTCAGCTCTACAGTCATTTGATCAGTGGATTCAACAAAGATTACTGTGGTGGAGAAAGGTGAATAATTAAGGGCTTTATGTCATTGATAACAATTGCAATATTTTATTGTACCATGTATTCGGTCTAAATTATTGCCTAGAATATATACGATACTTTGGGAGGGTGAGCTTTTTAGCGTTAAATTGCATgaataattgtaatattttgattttcttcTGTTTGTTTACATGAAAACAAGTCCTTAATGCTTATTCTACTTACTTAATTATAAGATAGGAAACATAATTCTTAAAAATCTTTAGGAAAAACTCACCTAGTAAATAATGCTAATATGTGTatcattttaaagattttttcctaatgcttgtagttTAATGTTTTGGTTGACtggcttgctttgtttgtaaatattttcCCTCAAGCATTGTAGTTTAAAGATTGACATCTGCAATCAACAGATAGGTGGGACATCATCTTGTTTACACTATTTATTCTTTAAGATGTTATTGGATTGTTAAGTATAATGCAGAGAATAGTATATATTAAAGCTGAATCCAACCAAACCTTTAAAGTACAAGAATTAGGAATTTAGCTCTAAAACTAAGAATTATTTTTAGTATGCTAGTGATCCAGCACAGATTTCCTGTTCAGAGTTACAGACTTTAAATGAAAATACCAGTAGAGCATTCATACAATGTCAGTTTCCATGGGGACAAGATAATGTCGAGGAAATAATCAGTAGGGGAAGTAACCCAGTCAGTGACCTTCAGGAGACtacaaaagtaaaattacaagtAAGATAGGAAACTACATATAAAATAACATGTAAACATATAACAGGAAACTACACATACCAGataataaataagtaaatataaaacAGGAAACTATAGATAccaaataaataagtaaatataaaacTGGGAACTACAGATACAAGATAATATTATTATATGATCATTGTCTGCTAAGTATACTAATACCTAAGTTGTATGAAATTGGAGGATAAATTTCAAGAAGTTTAGAAGCCAAAAACATTTGACAATTTCAAATCTTTCTCTTTCACCATAACATCATTACATAGTTGTAGATAAATTACATGTATACTTACATTGTTGTTAATAAATTACAAGTAAACATgtataattacattgttgtaaataaattaCAGTACAAATGTTTATAACATTGTTGctaataaattaaaagtacaaAGAATTATGGGGGAAAGCTATGCATTCCAGGAAAAATGCttaccccccccccaaaaaaaaaaaacccaacagaagcctgtaatttagtAGTTTACatttgtttgaatggttttacatttgtcactttagggccttttataactgactatgtgcTATGGtttctgctcattgttgaatgatgtacagtgaactatagttgtaaACTTCTGTCATTTAGTgtctgttggagagttgtctcattggtaatcataccacatctaatttTTATAATGCATTGTTGTAATAATGAAATTACAAGCCAGATAactaaattcaatttttattgcTATTATCTcaagtttgatatttttcaaaatatcttagCAATCAGAAACTTCAAAATGAGAGACTTGATTTTAGATTGAGGATATATATgaatgaaactaaaattaaaatatcagtTAGATAACAACCCAACAATGCAATAttgcataaaaaaacatgaaatatcatgatgatgattttgttttctttcagtgTGCAAATGGAAATAAAAGTTACACCCCACATTTGATAGAGTGTAGTACAGTATTGGAACATTGCCTAATGGCTTGTTTATGTGATGCTTATACAGAAAGTGCAGCTCAAACAGGAAAGAAATCTCTACCTACTGAGGTATAGTGCTGGATAAAATAGTTAAACAGTTAATAATCAAAAGTTTGAAACAGGATTGTGAATCTTTTCTGTTTGGATTCTGAAATGTCTGTCAACTTATTCGAGCATCAACCTTGTAACAATTATGATTTACTCAGAAATTTAGTTTACAGtgtaataatttgaaattttgaaagttttaagTTCTTACAATCTGTATGGCTGacctaatttttttccaaaatcacAGGTTTATGATTATAATCAGGATTATTTCTTTGTCATTGAACTGCTtaagttataaaaacaatatctcTAAATCCTATTCATTTTCAAACTAAAGAGAATATAGCATGTATAATATTTCGAATTGCTACAATGAAAATAGTTTGTCATAGTATTGTTGAGGTCATACCCAGTCCCTATATAATAGTTTGTTGAAAGTTTTTTTAGGGCACCAAATTTACATTCATAGAAAGCATATGTATATTAAAGCTGGCAATTGCCTTTCAAGCTGTTGATACTCATTTGAGCCTTTTTATTTTGGGTCATGTAATTTATTGGATGTGTACCGTGTCAGAagcattatgattttttttgcaaaagTATTTTGATGAGAAATAAAAAACATCTCACAGCTGAATATTTTCTTCTCTCAGAAATTAAACTTGCATCCAAAGATTGCTCCATACAAGTTGTCTATAGTCAGTTCATCTAAATCAAGATCAAATGAAATTCAGGAAGTTGCATCATATCTAAATAAAGATTTAAGGAATGCCGGGATTGATGTATTTCATGCAAAAGATTCCCTC contains:
- the LOC139487427 gene encoding DNA polymerase subunit gamma-2, mitochondrial-like; the encoded protein is MAKASLTQMEKIISLLHKSSFVKRNRNRGKFSSYTFGPAGVLTSRNLNQLLWDSLVTSQIDTYPVENSVFRNTDEPKQLRSNLSQGTLKHLPDILQLVNYTLPFAIVQRGQTFPESLATQYDDKFLFDSSVQTSIVLQYFCSPSSALQSFDQWIQQRLLWWRKYASDPAQISCSELQTLNENTSRAFIQCQFPWGQDNVEEIISRGSNPVSDLQETTKVKLQCANGNKSYTPHLIECSTVLEHCLMACLCDAYTESAAQTGKKSLPTEKLNLHPKIAPYKLSIVSSSKSRSNEIQEVASYLNKDLRNAGIDVFHAKDSLSVEDQFIRNDMMGLPYTAILSEGTLDSGTIELRNKDTTLKEKIHLTQLKEIILKNIEF